From a single Pempheris klunzingeri isolate RE-2024b chromosome 2, fPemKlu1.hap1, whole genome shotgun sequence genomic region:
- the phf2 gene encoding lysine-specific demethylase phf2 isoform X2, with amino-acid sequence MATVPVYCICRLPYDVTQFMIECDACKDWFHGSCVGVDEDDAPDIDIYHCPNCEKTHGKSTLKKKKNWSKHDTGQSTDIKAVQNGSQVFIKELRSRTFPSADDVVVKLSGGQLTMDYLEENGFNEPILAQKKDGLGLSMPAPTFYISDVENYVGPDVGVDVVDVTKQTDSKMKLKEFVDYYYSTNRKKVLNVINLEFSDTRMNSIVESPQIVRQLSWVENYWPDDALLGKPKVTKYCLICVKDSYTDFHIECGGASVWYHVLKGEKIFFLIKPTSANLSLYERWRSSSSHCEMFFADQVDKCYKCTLKQGQTLFIPSGWINAILTPVDCLAFSGHFVHNLSVEMQMRAYEIEKRLKVRSLTPFPNFETACWYVGRHLLERFKGLHKANKQPAPYLIHGAKIINGAFRAWTKKQALLEHEDELPENMKPSQLIKDLAKEIRLSENATKAIKSEPSIKVPVEEPPSTHSEPEEPVSPAHVPSPSTEKTRKKASKPPKPPKPPKPPKMPKAPKPPKVPKVKEGGKKKAKKVKESSPPPKPSSFAALESHAKDILSKMDQPKKTKAVKNVLSMSEKEMSKQNNVEKFEIREQNKNKTEAKWKYKNSKPDSLLKMEEECKFDRTPLSGNKDKFSFTMSHKKMLGSKTLKPQTNSSVFGSLQNLKEDKTKPVRDEYEYVSDEGELKIDEFPIRRKKNTVKRDQSFLSDIREPIQSAKKPKFQPMMTKSVDSSDEETLQIDTEAKPEVKGRNSKVKKKGGSAAGILDLLQASKQVGGIDYSANSTQEAIQGMLSMANLSSSDSLQQPWSNSQSKNNSQSKSNSHSTQAGKKAGGGGGGSNGKRPTKRLPKKPRKSSSIESLDYDDEQDHMDACFKDSDYVYPSLESEEDNPVFKSRSKKRKSSDDTPYSPTARVGPSVPRQERPARDGARVASIETGLAAAAAKLSHQEEQQKTKKKKKSTKKKPLVIEEPPKISQDSSSPEHNLDSQDGSLTDHEFNTGTVKSLGGPQPMAPGVFLSQRRPSMSSPNNSTNSTSTNSSNMAKGDRVGAADAKAKRLKKGMATAKQRLGKILKIHRNGKLLL; translated from the exons CTGTGTTGGGGTGGATGAAGATGATGCTCCAGATATCGACATATATCACTGTCCAAACTGCGAGAAGACCCACGGCAAATCCACAT tgaaaaagaaaaagaactggAGCAAACACGACACGGGACAAAGCACAGATATCAAAGCTGTTCAGAACGGCAGTCAGGTTTTCATAAAGGAGCTTCGCAGCCGGACGTTTCCAAG TGCCGACGATGTAGTGGTGAAGCTGAGCGGCGGTCAGCTGACCATGGACTACCTGGAGGAGAACGGCTTCAACGAGCCCATCCTGGCTCAGAAGAAAGACGGCCTGGGCCTGTCCATGCCCGCCCCCACCTTCTACATCAGTGATGTGGAGAACTACGTTG GTCCCGATGTCGGCGTGGACGTCGTTGACGTCACCAAACAGACGGACAGCAAGATGAAGCTGAAGGAGTTTGTCGATTATTACTacagcacaaacagaaagaagGTGTTAAATGTCATCAACCTGGAGTTCTCTGACACGAG GATGAACAGTATAGTGGAGAGTCCACAGATTGTGCGGCAGTTGTCTTGGGTAGAAAACTACTGGCCTGACGACGCTCTGCTCGGGAAGCCAAAAGTCACCAAATACTGTCTCATCTGTGTCAAAGACAGCTACACAGACTTCCACATTGAGTGTGGCGGCGCATCCGTCTGGTACCACGTCCTAAAG ggagAAAAGATCTTCTTCCTAATCAAGCCCACCTCTGCCAACCTGTCTCTGTACGAGCGCTGGAGATCATCGTCCAGTCACTGCGAAATGTTCTTTGCCGACCAGGTGGACAAGTGTTACAAATGTACTCTGAAGCAGGGGCAGACTCTATTCATCCCATCAG GTTGGATCAATGCAATACTGACTCCGGTCGACTGCCTGGCGTTCTCTGGACACTTTGTCCACAACCTGAGTGTGGAGATGCAGATGAG AGCGTATGAAATCGAGAAGCGGCTAAAGGTCAGATCTCTCACCCCCTTCCCCAACTTTGAGACGGCGTGCTGGTATGTGGGACGACATCTCCTCGAGCGATTCAAAG GTTTACATAAAGCAAATAAGCAGCCAGCCCCGTACCTGATACATGGTGCCAAAATCATCAATGGAGCCTTTAGAGCTTGGACTAAAAAACAG GCCCTCTTGGAACATGAAGATGAGCTTCCAGAGAACATGAAACCATCACAGCTCATTAAGGATCTTGCCAAAGAGATCAGACTGTCAGAG AATGCAACGAAAGCCATCAAGAGTGAGCCCAGCATCAAGGTACCAGTGGAGGAGCCCCCATCCACCCACTCTGAGCCTGAGGAGCCCGTTTCCCCGGCCCACGTCCCATCGCCCAGCACAGAGAAAACCAGAAAGAAAGCTTCCAAACCCCCCAAACCTCCCAAGCCCCCCAAACCCCCAAAGATGCCCAAGGCCCCCAAACCTCCGAAGGTGCCGAAGGTcaaggaaggaggaaagaagaaagcaaagaaagtgaaagagtcGTCGCCGCCTCCGAAACCCTCCAGCTTCGCAGCGCTTGAGTCACATGCAAAAGATATCCTGAGTAAAATGGACCAGCCAAAAAAGACAAAG GCTGTGAAGAACGTCCTGAGCATGTCAGAGAAAGAAATGTCGAAGCAGAACAACGTGGAGAAGTTTGAAATCAGAGagcagaataaaaacaagactgaagCGAAATGGAAGTATAAG AACAGTAAACCGGATTCCCTGCTGAAAATGGAGGAAGAGTGCAAATTCGACAGAACGCCGCTGTCGGGCAATAAAGACAAATTCAGCTTTACTATGTCTCACAAGAAAATGCTCGG CTCCAAGACGCTGAAACCTCAGACCAACTCGAGTGTTTTTGGATCATTACAAAACCTAAAAGAGGACAAAACCAAGCCAGTGAGAGACGAGTATGAGTATGTCTCAGATGAGGGGGAGCTGAAGATTGACGAATTCCCCATCAGGCGGAAAAAGAACACCGTTAAGAGAGATCAGTCCT TTTTGTCAGACATCAGAGAACCCATTCAGTCAGCCAAGAAACCAAAGTTCCAGCCCATGATGACCAAG AGTGTCGACTCCTCAGATGAAGAGACTCTACAAATAGACACAGAGGCCAAGcctgaggtcaaaggtcgcaACTCCAAGGTCAAGAAGAAGGGCGGCAGCGCTGCAGGGATTCTTGACCTGCTGCAGGCGAGCAAGCAAGTGGGTGGGATTGACTACAGCGCCAACAG CACACAGGAGGCCATTCAGGGCATGCTGTCCATGGCCAACCTGTCGTCTTCAGACAGCTTGCAGCAGCCGTGGAGCAACAGCCAGTCCAAGAACAATAGCCAGTCCAAGAGCAACTCGCACAGCACGCAGGCCGGCAAGAAGGcgggcggcggcggcggcggcagcaacGGCAAGCGGCCCACCAAACGGCTCCCGAAGAAACccaggaaaagcagcagcatcGAGAGTCTGGACTATGATGACGAACAGGATCACATGGATGCATGTTTCAAGGACTCAGATTATG TTTACCCCTCGTTGGAGTCCGAAGAGGATAATCCTGTTTTCAAATCCAGGTCGAAAAAACGGAAAAGCAGTGACGATACTCCATACAGCCCGACAG CCCGCGTAGGACCTTCAGTTCCTCGACAGGAGCGGCCGGCGAGAGACGGAGCCAGAGTGGCCTCCATAGAAACGGGACTGGCCGCAGCTGCAGCAAAGCTTTCTCACCAG gaggagcagcagaaaaccaagaagaagaagaaaagcaccAAAAAGAAGCCACTGGTAATCGAAGAGCCCCCGAAAATCTCTCAGGACAGTAGCTCGCCGGAGCACAATCTGGACTCTCAAGATGGCAGCCTGACAGATCACGAGTTCAACACTGGGACAGTGAAGTCGCTGGGAGGGCCACAGCCCATGGCGCCGGGGGTTTTTCTCAGCCAGAGGCGACCGTCCATGTCTTCTCCCAACAACAGCACCAACTCCACGAgcaccaacagcagcaacatggcGAAGGGGGATCGTGTGGGGGCAGCAGACGCCAAAG CAAAGCGGCTAAAGAAAGGCATGGCGACAGCCAAACAGAGACTTGGAAAGATTTTAAAGATCCATCGAAATGGAAAGCTCCTCCTGTAG
- the phf2 gene encoding lysine-specific demethylase phf2 isoform X1 has protein sequence MATVPVYCICRLPYDVTQFMIECDACKDWFHGSCVGVDEDDAPDIDIYHCPNCEKTHGKSTLKKKKNWSKHDTGQSTDIKAVQNGSQVFIKELRSRTFPSADDVVVKLSGGQLTMDYLEENGFNEPILAQKKDGLGLSMPAPTFYISDVENYVGPDVGVDVVDVTKQTDSKMKLKEFVDYYYSTNRKKVLNVINLEFSDTRMNSIVESPQIVRQLSWVENYWPDDALLGKPKVTKYCLICVKDSYTDFHIECGGASVWYHVLKGEKIFFLIKPTSANLSLYERWRSSSSHCEMFFADQVDKCYKCTLKQGQTLFIPSGWINAILTPVDCLAFSGHFVHNLSVEMQMRAYEIEKRLKVRSLTPFPNFETACWYVGRHLLERFKGLHKANKQPAPYLIHGAKIINGAFRAWTKKQALLEHEDELPENMKPSQLIKDLAKEIRLSENATKAIKSEPSIKVPVEEPPSTHSEPEEPVSPAHVPSPSTEKTRKKASKPPKPPKPPKPPKMPKAPKPPKVPKVKEGGKKKAKKVKESSPPPKPSSFAALESHAKDILSKMDQPKKTKAVKNVLSMSEKEMSKQNNVEKFEIREQNKNKTEAKWKYKNSKPDSLLKMEEECKFDRTPLSGNKDKFSFTMSHKKMLGSKTLKPQTNSSVFGSLQNLKEDKTKPVRDEYEYVSDEGELKIDEFPIRRKKNTVKRDQSFLSDIREPIQSAKKPKFQPMMTKSVDSSDEETLQIDTEAKPEVKGRNSKVKKKGGSAAGILDLLQASKQVGGIDYSANSQPPASPSTQEAIQGMLSMANLSSSDSLQQPWSNSQSKNNSQSKSNSHSTQAGKKAGGGGGGSNGKRPTKRLPKKPRKSSSIESLDYDDEQDHMDACFKDSDYVYPSLESEEDNPVFKSRSKKRKSSDDTPYSPTARVGPSVPRQERPARDGARVASIETGLAAAAAKLSHQEEQQKTKKKKKSTKKKPLVIEEPPKISQDSSSPEHNLDSQDGSLTDHEFNTGTVKSLGGPQPMAPGVFLSQRRPSMSSPNNSTNSTSTNSSNMAKGDRVGAADAKAKRLKKGMATAKQRLGKILKIHRNGKLLL, from the exons CTGTGTTGGGGTGGATGAAGATGATGCTCCAGATATCGACATATATCACTGTCCAAACTGCGAGAAGACCCACGGCAAATCCACAT tgaaaaagaaaaagaactggAGCAAACACGACACGGGACAAAGCACAGATATCAAAGCTGTTCAGAACGGCAGTCAGGTTTTCATAAAGGAGCTTCGCAGCCGGACGTTTCCAAG TGCCGACGATGTAGTGGTGAAGCTGAGCGGCGGTCAGCTGACCATGGACTACCTGGAGGAGAACGGCTTCAACGAGCCCATCCTGGCTCAGAAGAAAGACGGCCTGGGCCTGTCCATGCCCGCCCCCACCTTCTACATCAGTGATGTGGAGAACTACGTTG GTCCCGATGTCGGCGTGGACGTCGTTGACGTCACCAAACAGACGGACAGCAAGATGAAGCTGAAGGAGTTTGTCGATTATTACTacagcacaaacagaaagaagGTGTTAAATGTCATCAACCTGGAGTTCTCTGACACGAG GATGAACAGTATAGTGGAGAGTCCACAGATTGTGCGGCAGTTGTCTTGGGTAGAAAACTACTGGCCTGACGACGCTCTGCTCGGGAAGCCAAAAGTCACCAAATACTGTCTCATCTGTGTCAAAGACAGCTACACAGACTTCCACATTGAGTGTGGCGGCGCATCCGTCTGGTACCACGTCCTAAAG ggagAAAAGATCTTCTTCCTAATCAAGCCCACCTCTGCCAACCTGTCTCTGTACGAGCGCTGGAGATCATCGTCCAGTCACTGCGAAATGTTCTTTGCCGACCAGGTGGACAAGTGTTACAAATGTACTCTGAAGCAGGGGCAGACTCTATTCATCCCATCAG GTTGGATCAATGCAATACTGACTCCGGTCGACTGCCTGGCGTTCTCTGGACACTTTGTCCACAACCTGAGTGTGGAGATGCAGATGAG AGCGTATGAAATCGAGAAGCGGCTAAAGGTCAGATCTCTCACCCCCTTCCCCAACTTTGAGACGGCGTGCTGGTATGTGGGACGACATCTCCTCGAGCGATTCAAAG GTTTACATAAAGCAAATAAGCAGCCAGCCCCGTACCTGATACATGGTGCCAAAATCATCAATGGAGCCTTTAGAGCTTGGACTAAAAAACAG GCCCTCTTGGAACATGAAGATGAGCTTCCAGAGAACATGAAACCATCACAGCTCATTAAGGATCTTGCCAAAGAGATCAGACTGTCAGAG AATGCAACGAAAGCCATCAAGAGTGAGCCCAGCATCAAGGTACCAGTGGAGGAGCCCCCATCCACCCACTCTGAGCCTGAGGAGCCCGTTTCCCCGGCCCACGTCCCATCGCCCAGCACAGAGAAAACCAGAAAGAAAGCTTCCAAACCCCCCAAACCTCCCAAGCCCCCCAAACCCCCAAAGATGCCCAAGGCCCCCAAACCTCCGAAGGTGCCGAAGGTcaaggaaggaggaaagaagaaagcaaagaaagtgaaagagtcGTCGCCGCCTCCGAAACCCTCCAGCTTCGCAGCGCTTGAGTCACATGCAAAAGATATCCTGAGTAAAATGGACCAGCCAAAAAAGACAAAG GCTGTGAAGAACGTCCTGAGCATGTCAGAGAAAGAAATGTCGAAGCAGAACAACGTGGAGAAGTTTGAAATCAGAGagcagaataaaaacaagactgaagCGAAATGGAAGTATAAG AACAGTAAACCGGATTCCCTGCTGAAAATGGAGGAAGAGTGCAAATTCGACAGAACGCCGCTGTCGGGCAATAAAGACAAATTCAGCTTTACTATGTCTCACAAGAAAATGCTCGG CTCCAAGACGCTGAAACCTCAGACCAACTCGAGTGTTTTTGGATCATTACAAAACCTAAAAGAGGACAAAACCAAGCCAGTGAGAGACGAGTATGAGTATGTCTCAGATGAGGGGGAGCTGAAGATTGACGAATTCCCCATCAGGCGGAAAAAGAACACCGTTAAGAGAGATCAGTCCT TTTTGTCAGACATCAGAGAACCCATTCAGTCAGCCAAGAAACCAAAGTTCCAGCCCATGATGACCAAG AGTGTCGACTCCTCAGATGAAGAGACTCTACAAATAGACACAGAGGCCAAGcctgaggtcaaaggtcgcaACTCCAAGGTCAAGAAGAAGGGCGGCAGCGCTGCAGGGATTCTTGACCTGCTGCAGGCGAGCAAGCAAGTGGGTGGGATTGACTACAGCGCCAACAG TCAGCCACCTGCATCTCCCAGCACACAGGAGGCCATTCAGGGCATGCTGTCCATGGCCAACCTGTCGTCTTCAGACAGCTTGCAGCAGCCGTGGAGCAACAGCCAGTCCAAGAACAATAGCCAGTCCAAGAGCAACTCGCACAGCACGCAGGCCGGCAAGAAGGcgggcggcggcggcggcggcagcaacGGCAAGCGGCCCACCAAACGGCTCCCGAAGAAACccaggaaaagcagcagcatcGAGAGTCTGGACTATGATGACGAACAGGATCACATGGATGCATGTTTCAAGGACTCAGATTATG TTTACCCCTCGTTGGAGTCCGAAGAGGATAATCCTGTTTTCAAATCCAGGTCGAAAAAACGGAAAAGCAGTGACGATACTCCATACAGCCCGACAG CCCGCGTAGGACCTTCAGTTCCTCGACAGGAGCGGCCGGCGAGAGACGGAGCCAGAGTGGCCTCCATAGAAACGGGACTGGCCGCAGCTGCAGCAAAGCTTTCTCACCAG gaggagcagcagaaaaccaagaagaagaagaaaagcaccAAAAAGAAGCCACTGGTAATCGAAGAGCCCCCGAAAATCTCTCAGGACAGTAGCTCGCCGGAGCACAATCTGGACTCTCAAGATGGCAGCCTGACAGATCACGAGTTCAACACTGGGACAGTGAAGTCGCTGGGAGGGCCACAGCCCATGGCGCCGGGGGTTTTTCTCAGCCAGAGGCGACCGTCCATGTCTTCTCCCAACAACAGCACCAACTCCACGAgcaccaacagcagcaacatggcGAAGGGGGATCGTGTGGGGGCAGCAGACGCCAAAG CAAAGCGGCTAAAGAAAGGCATGGCGACAGCCAAACAGAGACTTGGAAAGATTTTAAAGATCCATCGAAATGGAAAGCTCCTCCTGTAG